The following are encoded in a window of Haloarcula laminariae genomic DNA:
- the cobA gene encoding uroporphyrinogen-III C-methyltransferase, which produces MSDGAHEGESESTVGKVYLVGSGPGDPDLLTVKAKRLLEEADVVLHDKLPGPEILGMIPEEKREDVGKRAGGEWTPQEYTNTRLVETAQQGNVVVRLKGGDPTVFGRGGEEMVHLAENDIPFEVVPGITSAIAGPEAAGIPVTHRDYVSSVSFVTGHEDPTKDESAVDWAALADTGGTIVVLMGVGKLPAYTGELLNYGMDPDTPVALIERATWPDQRVATGTLDTIVDVRDSEGIEPPAITVIGEVAGERERVVEFLEGA; this is translated from the coding sequence ATGAGCGATGGGGCCCACGAAGGCGAGAGCGAATCGACCGTCGGGAAGGTGTATCTCGTCGGCTCCGGCCCCGGCGACCCGGACCTGCTGACGGTGAAGGCAAAGCGCCTGCTGGAGGAGGCCGACGTGGTGCTCCACGACAAGCTTCCCGGCCCCGAAATCCTGGGGATGATTCCAGAGGAAAAGCGCGAGGACGTGGGCAAGCGCGCCGGCGGCGAGTGGACGCCCCAGGAGTACACGAACACCAGGCTCGTCGAGACCGCCCAGCAGGGCAACGTCGTCGTCCGGCTCAAGGGCGGTGACCCGACCGTCTTCGGCCGCGGCGGCGAGGAGATGGTCCACCTCGCGGAAAACGACATTCCGTTCGAGGTCGTCCCCGGTATCACCAGCGCCATCGCCGGGCCGGAGGCGGCGGGCATCCCCGTCACCCACCGCGACTACGTCTCCTCGGTCTCCTTCGTCACGGGCCACGAGGACCCCACCAAAGACGAGTCGGCGGTCGACTGGGCGGCCCTGGCCGACACCGGCGGTACTATCGTCGTCCTGATGGGCGTCGGCAAGCTCCCCGCCTACACCGGCGAGCTACTGAACTACGGCATGGACCCGGACACGCCGGTGGCGCTCATCGAACGGGCGACCTGGCCCGACCAGCGCGTCGCCACGGGCACGCTCGACACCATCGTCGACGTGCGCGACAGCGAGGGCATCGAACCGCCCGCCATCACCGTCATCGGCGAGGTCGCCGGCGAGCGCGAGCGCGTCGTCGAGTTCCTGGAGGGTGCCTGA
- a CDS encoding DUF502 domain-containing protein, with protein sequence MASGSSWKRDFASGLIILLPILVTTYVIVYLYSILAGASVFLPSVDEELLIAVGVPASAATPTAVEFVRVSVAMVLFVLIVFSVGYLMRTAFGDFVEQTLDDAMNQVPGLRVVYNASKMAVETAVGGTDELQAPVKLEVWDGLRMTAFKTGQTTEDGRDVLFLPTAPNITTGYVIEVESDEYEETDERVEDALTRILSAGFGDTNDRKQTIPVAGEDD encoded by the coding sequence ATGGCCTCGGGTTCGTCGTGGAAGCGGGACTTCGCGAGCGGTCTCATCATCCTGTTGCCGATACTCGTCACGACGTACGTCATCGTCTATCTCTACAGTATCCTCGCCGGTGCGTCGGTCTTTCTCCCATCCGTCGACGAGGAGCTCCTCATCGCAGTGGGGGTTCCCGCCAGCGCCGCCACGCCGACCGCCGTCGAGTTCGTCCGGGTCTCCGTGGCGATGGTCCTTTTCGTCCTCATCGTCTTCTCCGTGGGCTATCTGATGCGGACGGCCTTCGGCGACTTCGTGGAACAGACACTCGACGACGCGATGAACCAGGTGCCGGGGTTGCGTGTGGTGTACAACGCCTCGAAGATGGCGGTCGAGACGGCCGTCGGGGGGACCGACGAACTCCAGGCGCCGGTCAAGCTCGAAGTGTGGGACGGGCTGCGGATGACGGCGTTCAAGACCGGGCAGACGACCGAGGACGGCCGCGACGTGCTCTTCCTGCCGACCGCGCCGAACATCACCACCGGCTACGTCATCGAGGTCGAGTCCGACGAGTACGAGGAGACCGACGAACGCGTCGAGGACGCGCTGACGCGTATCCTCTCGGCTGGCTTTGGCGACACGAACGACCGAAAACAGACGATTCCGGTTGCGGGCGAGGACGACTAG
- the hemC gene encoding hydroxymethylbilane synthase produces MSTSGDTLRLATRGSDLALRQAATVRDSLASRRLTVELREVETTGDQLTDELIHRLGKTGAFVHSLDEKVLSGDLDAAVHSMKDMPTERPDELVVAGVPERAAAEDVLVTPDGAALDDLPEGAVVGTSSLRRKAQLLAERPDLVVEPLRGNVDTRIEKLLAPSLQQEHQERHEAEEERKEHAGNEDDDYEFPYEQDVEAWFNELSELERRAMERDPDTEYDAIVLAKAGLDRAGLTHHVSTVELDPEEFIPAPGQGALAVTAVDGELAADIRDRLDDDRTRVETTVERTILAELGGGCVAPIGIYARLAGGVVRTGVRVLSQDGTENIQVTRDLPVERHIDAARDLAAELADRGADDLIQAAKRDSGGADDDAATAAEEDE; encoded by the coding sequence ATGAGTACCTCAGGGGACACACTGCGACTCGCGACACGCGGCTCCGACCTCGCCCTTCGCCAGGCCGCCACGGTTCGCGACTCGCTCGCGAGCCGACGGCTCACGGTCGAACTGCGGGAGGTCGAGACGACGGGAGACCAGCTCACCGACGAGCTCATCCACCGGCTGGGCAAGACCGGCGCCTTCGTCCACAGCTTAGACGAGAAGGTGCTTTCGGGCGACCTCGACGCCGCCGTCCACTCGATGAAGGACATGCCGACCGAACGGCCCGACGAGCTGGTCGTCGCCGGCGTCCCCGAGCGCGCGGCCGCCGAGGACGTGCTGGTGACGCCCGACGGCGCCGCCCTCGACGACCTGCCGGAGGGGGCCGTCGTCGGCACGTCGAGCCTGCGCCGGAAGGCCCAACTGCTCGCCGAGCGCCCGGACCTCGTCGTCGAGCCCCTTCGGGGCAACGTCGACACCCGCATCGAGAAGCTGCTCGCCCCGTCGCTCCAGCAGGAACACCAGGAGCGCCACGAGGCCGAGGAGGAGCGGAAGGAACACGCGGGCAACGAGGACGACGACTACGAGTTCCCCTACGAGCAGGACGTCGAGGCGTGGTTCAACGAGCTGTCGGAGCTGGAGCGACGGGCCATGGAACGGGACCCGGACACCGAGTACGACGCCATCGTGCTGGCGAAGGCCGGGCTCGACCGAGCCGGGCTGACCCACCACGTCAGTACGGTCGAACTCGACCCGGAGGAGTTCATCCCGGCCCCCGGCCAGGGCGCCCTGGCCGTGACGGCCGTCGACGGCGAGCTCGCGGCGGACATCCGCGACCGCCTCGACGACGACCGGACGCGCGTCGAGACGACCGTCGAACGGACGATTCTGGCGGAGCTGGGCGGGGGCTGTGTCGCCCCGATCGGTATCTACGCCAGGCTCGCCGGCGGGGTCGTCAGAACCGGCGTCCGCGTGCTCTCCCAGGACGGCACCGAGAACATCCAGGTCACCCGCGACCTCCCGGTCGAACGCCACATCGACGCGGCCCGGGACCTCGCGGCGGAGCTCGCCGACCGAGGCGCAGACGACCTCATCCAGGCTGCAAAGCGGGACAGCGGCGGGGCCGACGACGACGCCGCGACCGCGGCGGAGGAAGACGAATGA
- a CDS encoding DUF7282 domain-containing protein, which yields MEQDSNGYRRSYRRLATLAVVLSVALVPLSGLGAAQQADAAGNQSYVAVQGEECTPITSFSDNKSALAYYDYRLPENFSDNPSVNQTGDIFGSGGTAALQEPNTSAVFLYTDTANNTTSLVFVHGEVEDGSGGAATFNITGLPEDGNWTVRDDDFNDTMSLDNWTVNGTQSVVDWAWPSETTDGGVYSNVSQDTNVTIEPAFNEEAELFGEANNGTVDTWQVISNESDNTTISNESDGMNESDGMNESVNVTRTDLVMNESLQISGGTCEDVANGTDGDDADTDGGATDDADSDGDATDDTDSDGDDTDDSETNETATVAFDDQETDGTTVTVQNVTVPEDGYVAIHNDSLLDGDAVGSVIGVSDYLEAGSYDNLSVELFDVPGADFDESELTENATLIAMPHEETSGDESYDFVSSNGADDGPYTDNGTPVTDDANVTIANDTDDNETNETATVTFDDQETDGTSVTVQNVMVPNDGYVAIHNDSLLDGDAVGSVIGVSDYLEAGSYDSLTVELFDVPGAEFDESELTENGTLIAMPHEETSGDESYDFVSSNGADDGPYTDNGTPVTDDANVTVVNDTDDNVTETPEEDTPVDDTPVDSPETDTPADDTPTDTPADDTPTDTPEDDTPTDTPADDTPTDTPADDTPTDTPEDDTPTDTPEDDTPTDTPADDTPEDDTPTDTPEDDTPTDTPVDDTPTDTPEDDTPVDDDDEVTPTDDGSPAPLSG from the coding sequence ATGGAACAGGATTCCAACGGATACCGACGGTCGTATCGTAGACTCGCCACACTGGCAGTCGTTCTGAGTGTCGCTCTGGTACCGCTGAGCGGACTCGGCGCTGCCCAGCAGGCCGACGCGGCGGGGAACCAGTCCTACGTCGCCGTCCAGGGCGAGGAGTGCACTCCCATCACGTCGTTCTCTGACAACAAGTCCGCGCTCGCGTACTACGACTACCGACTCCCGGAGAACTTCTCGGACAACCCCTCGGTGAACCAGACGGGAGACATCTTCGGCTCGGGAGGAACGGCAGCCCTCCAGGAGCCGAACACGAGCGCCGTCTTCCTGTACACCGATACCGCGAACAACACCACGTCTCTCGTGTTCGTCCACGGCGAGGTAGAGGACGGTAGCGGCGGCGCGGCCACGTTCAACATCACCGGCCTGCCGGAGGACGGCAACTGGACGGTCCGCGACGACGACTTCAACGACACCATGAGCCTCGACAACTGGACTGTCAACGGCACGCAGTCCGTCGTCGACTGGGCCTGGCCCTCGGAGACGACTGACGGCGGTGTCTACTCCAACGTCAGCCAGGACACGAACGTCACCATCGAGCCGGCGTTCAACGAAGAGGCCGAACTGTTCGGCGAGGCCAACAACGGCACCGTCGATACGTGGCAGGTAATCTCGAACGAATCGGACAACACCACCATTTCGAACGAATCGGACGGCATGAACGAATCGGACGGTATGAACGAGTCGGTCAACGTCACCCGGACCGACCTGGTGATGAACGAGTCGCTCCAGATTTCGGGCGGTACCTGCGAGGACGTCGCTAATGGTACCGACGGCGACGACGCTGACACCGACGGTGGTGCCACGGACGACGCTGACTCCGATGGCGATGCCACGGACGACACTGACTCCGATGGCGATGACACCGACGACAGCGAGACGAACGAGACCGCGACGGTCGCGTTCGACGACCAGGAGACCGACGGCACGACCGTCACGGTCCAGAACGTGACGGTTCCCGAGGACGGCTACGTCGCCATCCACAACGACAGCCTGCTCGACGGTGACGCAGTCGGGAGCGTCATCGGCGTCTCCGACTACCTCGAAGCCGGCAGCTACGACAACCTCTCTGTCGAACTGTTCGACGTCCCGGGCGCCGACTTCGACGAGTCGGAGCTGACCGAGAACGCGACGCTCATCGCGATGCCCCACGAGGAGACGAGCGGCGACGAGAGCTACGACTTCGTCAGCAGTAACGGCGCCGACGACGGGCCCTACACCGACAACGGAACGCCGGTGACCGACGATGCCAACGTCACTATCGCCAACGATACTGACGACAACGAGACGAACGAGACTGCGACGGTCACGTTCGATGACCAGGAGACCGACGGTACGAGCGTTACCGTCCAGAACGTGATGGTGCCCAACGACGGTTACGTCGCCATCCACAACGACAGCCTGCTCGACGGTGACGCAGTCGGGAGCGTCATCGGCGTCTCCGACTACCTCGAAGCCGGCAGCTACGACAGCCTCACCGTCGAACTGTTCGACGTTCCGGGCGCCGAATTCGACGAGTCGGAACTGACCGAGAACGGGACACTCATCGCGATGCCCCACGAGGAGACGAGCGGCGACGAGAGCTACGACTTCGTCAGCAGTAACGGCGCCGACGACGGTCCCTACACCGACAACGGGACGCCGGTGACCGACGATGCCAACGTCACGGTCGTCAACGATACCGACGACAACGTGACTGAGACGCCAGAAGAGGACACTCCAGTAGACGACACGCCTGTTGATTCCCCGGAAACGGACACCCCAGCAGACGACACGCCGACTGACACGCCGGCAGACGACACGCCAACTGACACGCCGGAAGACGACACGCCGACCGACACCCCGGCAGACGATACGCCGACCGACACCCCGGCAGACGATACGCCGACCGACACGCCGGAAGACGACACGCCAACTGACACGCCGGAAGACGACACGCCGACCGATACGCCGGCAGATGACACGCCGGAAGACGACACGCCAACCGACACGCCGGAAGACGATACGCCAACTGACACTCCAGTAGACGACACGCCGACTGACACCCCGGAAGACGACACGCCGGTGGACGACGATGACGAGGTGACGCCCACCGACGACGGCTCGCCCGCTCCGCTCTCCGGATAG
- the ribB gene encoding 3,4-dihydroxy-2-butanone-4-phosphate synthase has product MSRSESADADTAQAAVDAFARGEPVLIHDAADREGETDIVYPAGSVTPEAVARMRNDAGGLICAALSDAAADALELPFMQDVLDHPTSADHELAYDERSSFSLTVNHRDTFTGVTDDDRSLTITELAALAADPDPEAFAESFRSPGHVHLLRAAPDLLADREGHTELGIALAAAADQPPAVVVCEMLDDETGGALSPADARAYAREQGLHYIEGRAIVSALA; this is encoded by the coding sequence ATGTCTCGGAGTGAGTCCGCCGACGCCGACACCGCACAGGCCGCCGTCGACGCCTTCGCCCGCGGCGAGCCGGTGCTGATTCACGACGCCGCCGACCGGGAGGGCGAGACCGACATCGTCTATCCCGCGGGCTCGGTCACCCCCGAGGCCGTCGCCCGGATGCGCAACGACGCCGGCGGGCTAATCTGTGCCGCGCTCTCGGACGCCGCGGCCGACGCGCTGGAACTCCCCTTCATGCAGGACGTGCTCGACCACCCGACGAGCGCCGACCACGAACTCGCCTACGACGAGCGCTCCTCCTTCTCGCTGACGGTGAACCACCGCGACACGTTCACCGGCGTCACCGACGACGACCGCTCGCTGACAATCACGGAGCTGGCCGCGCTTGCGGCCGACCCGGACCCCGAGGCCTTCGCCGAGTCGTTCCGTTCGCCCGGCCACGTCCACCTGCTGCGGGCCGCGCCGGACCTGCTCGCGGACCGCGAGGGCCACACCGAACTGGGCATCGCGCTGGCGGCGGCCGCCGACCAGCCGCCCGCCGTCGTGGTCTGTGAGATGCTCGACGACGAGACCGGCGGCGCGCTCTCGCCGGCCGACGCGCGGGCCTACGCGCGAGAGCAGGGGCTCCACTACATCGAGGGACGGGCCATCGTCTCCGCGCTGGCGTGA
- a CDS encoding CDP-2,3-bis-(O-geranylgeranyl)-sn-glycerol synthase, which yields MDILGVVVTAVWAMLPAYVPNNVAVLAGGGKPIDGGRSLPDGRILGDGKTQRGTVLGTAAGTAVALGLTAIEPGVSALLGYSLPTFSVRVGLGLAFGAMFGDIAASFLKRRTGRERGAAFPVLDQLDFALGALACVWILAPAWTEATFTRPVLLAVVVLTPLLHVLTNVVAYALGLKDEPW from the coding sequence ATGGACATACTCGGGGTCGTCGTAACCGCGGTCTGGGCGATGTTGCCCGCGTACGTACCTAACAACGTCGCGGTGTTGGCCGGCGGCGGCAAACCGATAGACGGCGGGCGGTCACTGCCCGACGGCCGCATCCTGGGTGACGGCAAGACACAGCGGGGAACGGTTCTGGGGACGGCGGCGGGGACCGCCGTCGCGCTGGGCCTGACAGCTATCGAGCCGGGGGTGAGCGCGCTGCTTGGCTACTCGCTGCCCACCTTTTCGGTCAGGGTCGGGCTCGGACTGGCCTTCGGGGCGATGTTCGGCGACATCGCCGCCTCCTTCCTGAAGCGCCGCACCGGCCGCGAACGGGGCGCGGCGTTTCCCGTGCTGGACCAGCTCGACTTCGCGCTCGGCGCGCTGGCCTGCGTCTGGATACTGGCGCCCGCCTGGACCGAGGCGACGTTCACGCGCCCGGTCCTCCTCGCGGTGGTGGTCCTCACGCCGCTCCTGCACGTCCTGACGAACGTCGTCGCGTACGCGCTGGGGCTGAAAGACGAGCCCTGGTAG
- a CDS encoding PspA/IM30 family protein — translation MSLLSRLAFAIRSKLSALINRSSDPGSELDYSYEQLRDELQEVTRAVADVTTQKKRLEIHRRRLRENVEKYDGQAREAMRQDREDLARRALEKKQAHVSQITELGEQITSLQETQDRLVGKRAELASQIEQFRARKETVKARYEAAEASARVSEAFTGVGETIDDVGRAMERATERTERMEARAEALEELEETGQLESVLAEGDDIDRELDRLSTERSVENELDTLRAQLASEDRATEPAD, via the coding sequence ATGAGCCTGCTCAGCCGCCTCGCCTTCGCCATCCGCTCGAAGCTGTCGGCGCTGATAAACCGGAGCTCGGACCCCGGAAGCGAACTCGACTACTCCTACGAACAGCTACGCGACGAACTCCAGGAAGTCACGCGGGCCGTCGCCGACGTGACGACCCAGAAGAAACGCCTGGAGATACACCGCCGGCGGCTCCGCGAGAACGTCGAGAAGTACGACGGGCAGGCCCGGGAAGCCATGCGCCAGGACCGGGAGGACCTCGCCAGGCGCGCCCTAGAGAAGAAACAGGCCCACGTCTCCCAGATAACCGAACTCGGCGAGCAGATAACGAGCCTCCAGGAGACCCAGGACCGGCTGGTCGGCAAGCGGGCGGAGCTTGCGAGCCAGATAGAACAGTTCCGCGCGCGCAAGGAGACCGTCAAGGCCCGCTACGAGGCCGCCGAGGCGTCGGCCCGCGTCAGCGAGGCCTTCACCGGCGTCGGCGAGACGATAGACGACGTGGGCCGAGCGATGGAGCGGGCCACCGAGCGCACCGAGCGCATGGAGGCCCGCGCCGAGGCGCTGGAGGAACTGGAGGAGACGGGCCAACTGGAGAGCGTCCTGGCGGAGGGCGACGACATCGACCGGGAGCTAGACCGGCTCTCGACCGAGCGGTCCGTCGAGAACGAACTCGACACCCTCCGGGCCCAGCTGGCGAGCGAGGACCGGGCGACCGAACCCGCCGACTGA
- a CDS encoding branched-chain amino acid transaminase: MSGRPEMFESVDEIWLDGEFVDFEDAQIHVLTHALHYGTGVFEGVRCYGTEQGPAIFRWEEHLDRFYDSGKVYDIDIPFSKAELTEATEELIRREGLDSCYIRPIAFYGYGPLGLNPEESPVQVALAVWPWGAYLGDEALEEGVDVGVSSWRKYASSQIPTNAKTTGTYVNSVLASQEAKANGYAEAIVLNKEGNVAEGPGENIFLVRDGEIYTTGLAESILDGITRQTAIELAEDMGYVVHDDATISRGELYTADELFFTGTAAEVTPIRSVDDNQIGTGTKGPVTDDIQSAFFDLVESGDREEWFRYL, from the coding sequence ATGAGCGGTCGCCCGGAGATGTTCGAGAGTGTCGACGAGATATGGCTCGACGGGGAGTTCGTCGACTTCGAGGACGCCCAGATTCACGTCCTCACCCACGCGCTCCACTACGGCACCGGCGTCTTCGAGGGCGTTCGCTGTTACGGGACCGAGCAGGGGCCGGCCATCTTCCGCTGGGAGGAGCATCTGGACCGCTTCTACGACTCCGGGAAGGTGTACGACATCGACATCCCGTTCTCGAAGGCGGAACTCACCGAGGCCACGGAGGAGCTCATCCGGCGCGAGGGGCTCGACTCCTGTTACATCCGTCCCATCGCGTTCTACGGCTACGGCCCGCTGGGCCTGAACCCGGAGGAGTCGCCGGTGCAGGTCGCGCTCGCTGTGTGGCCTTGGGGCGCCTACCTGGGCGACGAGGCCCTCGAAGAGGGCGTCGACGTGGGCGTCTCCTCCTGGCGCAAGTACGCCTCCAGTCAGATCCCGACCAACGCCAAGACGACGGGCACCTACGTCAACAGCGTCCTCGCCTCCCAGGAGGCAAAGGCCAACGGCTACGCGGAGGCCATCGTCCTCAACAAGGAGGGCAACGTCGCCGAGGGGCCGGGCGAGAACATCTTCCTCGTGCGGGACGGCGAAATCTACACCACCGGCCTCGCCGAGTCCATCCTCGACGGTATCACCCGCCAGACGGCCATCGAACTGGCCGAGGACATGGGCTATGTGGTCCACGACGACGCCACCATCTCGCGGGGCGAGCTCTACACCGCCGACGAGCTCTTCTTCACCGGGACCGCGGCGGAGGTCACGCCCATCCGGAGCGTCGACGACAACCAGATTGGCACCGGGACCAAGGGGCCGGTCACCGACGACATCCAGTCTGCGTTCTTCGATCTCGTGGAGTCGGGCGACCGCGAGGAGTGGTTCCGCTACCTCTAG
- a CDS encoding uroporphyrinogen-III synthase, with translation MRETPRLRVAAFRPDDERLADAVELLESLGADPVPDPMLAVEPTDATPREDCDYVVLTSKTGVELAAEAGWDPGEATVCAIGESTAAALREAGYTVDVVPEEFSSTGLVATLEAEVAGARVEVARSDHGSAVLTDGLDDAGAYVHETVLYRLVRPPESGESAELAADGDLDAALFTSSLTVDHFVDAADERGVRDDALEGLKDATVGTIGNPTKETAEAAGIRVDVVPDTADFETLACEVVEAAAPTHRE, from the coding sequence ATGCGGGAGACGCCACGGCTCCGGGTCGCGGCCTTTCGCCCCGACGACGAGCGCCTCGCCGACGCCGTCGAACTGCTGGAATCGCTGGGCGCGGACCCCGTTCCGGACCCGATGCTCGCCGTCGAACCGACGGACGCGACCCCGCGCGAGGACTGTGACTACGTCGTCCTCACCAGCAAGACCGGCGTGGAACTGGCCGCCGAGGCCGGCTGGGACCCCGGCGAGGCGACCGTCTGTGCCATCGGCGAGTCGACCGCCGCGGCGCTGCGTGAGGCGGGCTACACCGTCGACGTGGTTCCAGAGGAGTTCTCCTCGACCGGGCTCGTCGCCACGCTCGAAGCAGAGGTGGCCGGCGCCCGCGTCGAGGTCGCCCGCTCGGACCACGGCTCCGCGGTGCTGACCGACGGGCTCGACGACGCCGGCGCGTACGTCCACGAGACCGTCCTCTACCGGCTCGTCCGGCCGCCGGAATCGGGCGAGTCGGCCGAGCTCGCGGCCGACGGCGACCTCGACGCCGCCCTGTTTACCTCCTCGCTCACCGTCGACCACTTCGTCGACGCGGCCGATGAGCGCGGCGTCCGGGACGATGCCCTCGAAGGACTGAAGGACGCGACCGTCGGAACGATTGGGAATCCCACGAAGGAAACGGCGGAAGCGGCCGGGATACGGGTCGACGTCGTCCCCGACACCGCCGACTTCGAGACGCTGGCCTGCGAGGTTGTCGAGGCGGCCGCCCCCACCCACCGCGAGTAG
- a CDS encoding DHH family phosphoesterase: protein MSAPVPALADRATSCADRLRAADRVLLASHIDADGLTSAAIAASALSRAGIPVETVFKKQLDADEIASIAARDEALVLFTDFGSGQLDAISEHVAAGDFEAVVADHHQPADPEDCHPDAVYDTDGYADFDYHCNPLLVGINGASELSGAGAAYALARALESEDGDNRDLAALAVVGAVGDMQAVGGELVGANSGIVEEGVAADVLTEGTDLSLYGKQTRPLPKLLEYATEVPIPGISNDQAGATRFLEELGLDLKREGEWRTWADLTDDERQTVASALVQRAVKRGVPADKIESLVATTYTLTAEPTGTELRDASEFSTLLNATARYERADVGLAVCLGDREAPLEQARKLLANHRRNLSQGLDLVKERGITHADHVQYFDAGDAIRETIVGIVAGMALGTDGVDADKPIVAFADADGETKVSARATGPLVGRGVDLSVVMSEAARSVGGDGGGHDIAAGATVPAGEEEAFIAAADEIVADQLG, encoded by the coding sequence ATGAGTGCTCCCGTCCCCGCGCTGGCCGACCGCGCGACGTCGTGTGCCGACCGACTCCGCGCGGCCGACCGCGTGTTGCTCGCCTCCCACATCGACGCCGACGGCCTGACCAGCGCCGCCATCGCCGCGTCGGCGCTGTCGCGGGCGGGGATTCCGGTCGAGACGGTGTTCAAGAAGCAACTGGACGCCGACGAGATAGCATCCATCGCCGCGAGAGACGAGGCGCTAGTGCTGTTCACCGACTTCGGCTCCGGGCAGCTCGACGCCATCTCCGAACACGTCGCCGCGGGCGACTTCGAGGCCGTCGTCGCCGACCACCACCAGCCCGCCGACCCCGAGGACTGTCACCCTGACGCCGTCTACGACACCGACGGCTACGCCGACTTCGACTACCACTGTAACCCGCTGCTGGTCGGCATCAACGGGGCCTCGGAGCTGTCGGGGGCCGGGGCGGCCTACGCGCTGGCCCGGGCGCTGGAGTCCGAGGACGGGGACAACCGCGACCTCGCGGCGCTGGCCGTCGTGGGCGCCGTGGGCGACATGCAGGCCGTCGGCGGCGAACTCGTCGGGGCAAACAGCGGTATCGTCGAGGAGGGCGTCGCCGCCGACGTACTGACCGAGGGGACGGACCTCTCGCTGTACGGCAAGCAGACCCGCCCGCTCCCGAAGCTCCTAGAGTACGCCACGGAGGTCCCGATTCCGGGCATCTCGAACGACCAGGCCGGCGCCACCCGGTTTCTGGAGGAGCTCGGGCTGGACCTGAAACGGGAGGGCGAGTGGCGGACCTGGGCGGACCTCACCGACGACGAGCGCCAGACCGTCGCCAGCGCGCTGGTCCAGCGCGCCGTCAAACGCGGCGTCCCCGCCGACAAGATAGAGTCGCTGGTGGCCACGACCTACACGCTGACTGCAGAGCCGACCGGGACCGAGCTCCGGGACGCGAGCGAGTTCTCGACGCTGCTGAACGCCACCGCCCGCTACGAGCGGGCCGACGTGGGGCTTGCGGTCTGTCTCGGCGACCGCGAGGCCCCCCTCGAACAGGCCCGGAAACTGCTGGCGAACCACCGCCGCAACCTCTCACAGGGGCTCGACCTGGTCAAGGAGCGCGGCATCACCCACGCCGACCACGTCCAGTACTTCGACGCCGGCGACGCCATCCGGGAGACCATCGTCGGCATCGTCGCCGGGATGGCGCTGGGAACCGACGGCGTCGACGCCGACAAACCCATCGTCGCCTTCGCCGACGCCGACGGCGAGACGAAAGTGTCGGCACGGGCGACCGGCCCGCTCGTCGGTCGGGGCGTCGACCTCTCGGTCGTGATGAGCGAGGCCGCCCGCTCGGTCGGCGGCGACGGCGGGGGCCACGACATCGCCGCCGGCGCGACGGTGCCGGCGGGCGAGGAAGAGGCCTTTATCGCCGCCGCCGACGAGATCGTCGCCGACCAGCTCGGCTGA
- a CDS encoding DUF120 domain-containing protein, which produces MAESSGRVVGRDELATLKLLALDGALDEPTKVSCADLAGRLDASNQTASRRLQRLEDADLVDRDMLGDGQVVSITDAGERRLQSEYADYRRIFESDASVHLQGLVTSGMGEGRHYITLPGYMKQFIDRLDYEPFAGTLNLELTDDSVRRRARLGALEPVTIEGWEDDERTYGPAYCYPVSVESGDGEYEPAHIIAPERTHHGEEKVEIIAPEKLRDILELEDGDEVTVHVSE; this is translated from the coding sequence ATGGCTGAATCATCGGGACGGGTCGTGGGGCGGGACGAACTCGCGACGCTGAAGCTGCTCGCGCTCGACGGCGCTCTGGACGAGCCGACGAAGGTCTCCTGTGCGGACCTGGCCGGCCGGCTCGACGCGTCCAACCAGACGGCCTCCCGGCGCCTCCAGCGCCTGGAAGACGCCGACCTGGTCGACCGCGACATGCTGGGCGACGGGCAGGTTGTCAGCATCACCGACGCGGGCGAGCGGCGCCTCCAGTCCGAGTACGCCGACTACCGCCGCATCTTCGAGTCCGACGCCAGCGTCCACCTGCAGGGGCTCGTCACCTCCGGGATGGGCGAGGGACGCCACTACATCACGCTGCCGGGCTACATGAAACAGTTCATCGACCGCCTCGACTACGAGCCCTTCGCCGGGACGCTCAACCTGGAACTGACCGACGACAGCGTCCGCAGACGCGCCCGCCTGGGCGCGCTGGAGCCCGTCACCATCGAGGGGTGGGAGGACGACGAACGCACCTACGGCCCGGCCTACTGCTACCCCGTCTCCGTCGAGAGCGGCGACGGCGAGTACGAGCCGGCCCACATCATCGCGCCGGAGCGCACCCACCACGGCGAGGAGAAGGTGGAGATAATCGCGCCGGAGAAGCTCCGCGACATCCTCGAACTCGAAGACGGCGACGAGGTGACTGTCCATGTCTCGGAGTGA